One region of Neisseria mucosa genomic DNA includes:
- a CDS encoding C4-dicarboxylate ABC transporter: protein MGFKPIPAAVSLALTLIIWFVIPVPQGVSPDAWHLLALFVGIIAGIIGKAMPIGAMAILGITLVALTGVTNEKSADATKDALSSLNNSLIWMIGIAIIISRGLLKTGLGMRIGYLLISLFGKRTLGVGYSLALADLVIGPVTPSNTARGGAIVHPIMRSIALSFDSDPEKGTEGKIGKYLALVNYHANIITCCIFVTATAPNPLVVELVAKATDSQIHLSWGTWFAAMVVPGLIAMLLMPLVLYFLYPPEIKQTPNATALAKEKLKEMGAMKRDEKIMLGIFVILLLLWAGVPEMLFGVKVDATATTFLGLSLCLLTGVLTWDDALKEKGAWDTIVWFAALVMMANFLNKLGLIAWLSESMQGGISHLGLGWEAGCALLVLAYLYAHYVFASGTAHVTAMFGAFYGAGLALGAPPMLFALIMASATGIMMSLTHYASGSSPVIYGSNYVSMTEWWKAGFIMSVVEILIFGTIGIIWWKVLGYW from the coding sequence ATGGGCTTCAAGCCAATTCCTGCTGCGGTTTCGCTCGCGCTGACGCTGATTATCTGGTTCGTCATACCCGTGCCGCAGGGCGTATCGCCCGACGCATGGCACCTTTTGGCGTTGTTCGTCGGCATCATCGCCGGCATCATCGGCAAAGCCATGCCCATCGGCGCAATGGCGATTTTGGGCATTACCTTGGTCGCGCTGACCGGCGTGACCAACGAAAAATCCGCCGACGCGACCAAAGACGCACTGAGCAGCCTCAACAACTCGTTAATCTGGATGATCGGTATCGCCATCATCATCTCGCGCGGTTTGTTGAAAACCGGCTTAGGGATGCGTATCGGCTACCTTCTGATTTCCCTTTTCGGCAAACGCACGCTGGGCGTAGGTTACAGCTTGGCTTTGGCCGACTTGGTCATCGGTCCGGTCACACCAAGCAACACCGCGCGTGGCGGTGCGATTGTGCATCCGATTATGCGTTCCATCGCCCTGAGTTTCGATTCCGACCCCGAAAAAGGCACAGAAGGCAAAATCGGTAAATACCTTGCACTGGTCAACTACCACGCCAACATCATCACCTGCTGCATCTTCGTTACCGCGACCGCACCCAACCCACTGGTCGTCGAATTGGTCGCCAAAGCCACCGATTCGCAAATCCACCTCTCTTGGGGCACATGGTTCGCCGCCATGGTCGTACCCGGCCTGATCGCCATGCTCCTGATGCCGCTGGTACTGTATTTCCTGTATCCGCCCGAAATCAAACAAACGCCTAACGCGACCGCCCTTGCCAAAGAAAAACTGAAAGAAATGGGCGCGATGAAGCGCGACGAAAAAATCATGCTCGGCATTTTCGTGATTCTGCTGCTTCTGTGGGCGGGCGTTCCCGAAATGCTGTTCGGCGTAAAAGTCGATGCCACTGCCACCACCTTCCTCGGCCTGAGCCTGTGCCTGCTCACCGGCGTGCTGACTTGGGACGACGCGCTGAAAGAAAAAGGCGCGTGGGACACCATCGTCTGGTTTGCCGCCTTGGTCATGATGGCGAACTTCCTCAACAAATTGGGGCTGATTGCATGGCTGTCCGAATCCATGCAGGGCGGCATCTCCCATCTCGGCTTGGGCTGGGAAGCCGGTTGCGCCCTTCTGGTACTCGCCTACCTCTACGCCCACTACGTTTTCGCCAGCGGCACGGCACACGTTACCGCCATGTTCGGCGCGTTCTACGGCGCAGGCCTCGCCTTGGGCGCACCGCCGATGCTGTTCGCCCTGATTATGGCGTCCGCCACCGGCATCATGATGTCGCTGACCCACTACGCTTCAGGTTCGTCCCCCGTCATCTACGGCTCGAACTATGTCAGCATGACCGAATGGTGGAAAGCCGGCTTCATCATGAGCGTGGTCGAAATCCTGATTTTCGGCACCATCGGCATCATCTGGTGGAAAGTGCTGGGCTACTGGTAA
- a CDS encoding Trk system potassium transporter TrkA, with protein sequence MKILILGSGQVGSTVAQNLASVSSNDVTVIDIDEKALQHIGSRLDVQTILGNGASPFILEQAGAADSDLLLALTRSDETNIVACKIAADLFNIPSRIARVRSSEYLEYPYPENDDTENGSLTVFDITETISPEQLVTEQLVGLLSYTSALQVLRFAGDKVRMVIVQARKGGLLVNREIADINQHLPEGADCQICAIYRNNRLIVPTPQTVIIEGDEVLFAADISSVNIIMRELRPKEARTRRIMIAGGGNIGYRLAKQLESKYDIKIVEHNPRRAEWLAENLDNTLVLQGSATDETLLDEEYIDEIDVFCALTNDDENNIMSSLLAKNLGAKRVVTIVNRSSYVDLLEGNKIDIVVSPHLITIGSILAHIRRGDIVAVHPLRRGTAEAIEVVVHGDKNTSAIVGRRISGIKWPGDCYIAAIVRAETGEVIMGHHTDTIVQDGDHIIFFVSRRRVLPELEKLIQVKMGFFG encoded by the coding sequence GTGAAAATCCTCATCCTCGGCAGCGGACAGGTCGGCTCGACCGTCGCGCAAAACCTCGCCTCCGTTTCCAGCAACGACGTTACCGTTATCGACATCGACGAAAAAGCCCTGCAACACATCGGCAGCCGCCTCGACGTCCAAACCATACTCGGCAACGGCGCATCCCCGTTTATCCTCGAACAGGCGGGCGCAGCAGATTCCGACCTCCTGCTCGCCCTGACCCGCAGCGACGAAACCAACATCGTCGCCTGCAAAATCGCCGCCGATCTCTTTAATATCCCCAGCCGCATCGCTCGCGTGCGTTCCAGCGAATATCTGGAATACCCCTACCCCGAAAACGACGATACGGAAAACGGCAGCCTTACCGTCTTCGACATCACCGAAACCATCAGTCCCGAACAGCTCGTTACCGAACAGCTCGTCGGACTGCTCAGCTACACCAGCGCATTGCAGGTATTGAGGTTTGCCGGCGACAAAGTCCGCATGGTCATCGTACAGGCGCGTAAAGGCGGGCTGCTCGTCAACCGCGAAATCGCCGACATCAACCAACACCTCCCCGAAGGCGCGGACTGCCAAATCTGCGCCATATACCGCAACAACCGCCTCATCGTCCCCACGCCGCAAACCGTCATCATCGAAGGCGACGAGGTACTTTTTGCCGCCGACATCAGCAGCGTCAACATCATCATGCGCGAACTGCGCCCCAAAGAAGCGCGCACCCGCCGCATCATGATTGCCGGCGGCGGCAACATCGGCTACCGCCTTGCCAAGCAGCTCGAATCCAAATACGACATCAAAATCGTCGAACATAACCCCCGCCGCGCCGAGTGGCTCGCCGAAAACCTCGACAACACCCTCGTCCTGCAAGGCAGCGCCACCGACGAAACGCTGCTGGACGAAGAATACATCGACGAAATCGACGTATTCTGCGCCCTGACCAACGACGACGAAAACAACATCATGTCCAGCCTGTTGGCGAAAAACCTCGGTGCAAAACGCGTCGTCACCATCGTCAACCGCTCCAGCTACGTCGATTTGCTCGAAGGCAACAAAATCGACATCGTCGTGTCGCCGCACCTCATCACCATCGGCTCCATCCTCGCCCATATCCGCCGAGGCGACATCGTTGCCGTCCACCCCCTCAGACGCGGCACCGCCGAAGCCATCGAAGTTGTCGTCCACGGCGACAAAAACACTTCCGCCATCGTCGGCAGGCGCATCAGCGGCATCAAATGGCCGGGCGACTGCTACATCGCCGCCATCGTCCGTGCCGAAACGGGCGAAGTCATCATGGGGCACCACACCGACACCATTGTCCAAGACGGCGACCACATCATCTTCTTCGTCTCCCGCCGCCGCGTCCTGCCCGAACTTGAAAAACTCATCCAAGTCAAAATGGGCTTTTTCGGCTGA
- a CDS encoding DUF541 domain-containing protein, which yields MLRPILAALVLATALPAAAETDTLHYNIVEFAESANLEITRDTMTAYFSIASEGKDRATVNKAFQKKFNDFNKAVQNNKLQTEILNRSASPRYEYNNGKRIQTGWEEEAVFKVESKDFDAINRLIDETLQTATLNRIGFSISKEKREAAVDQVSKAAILRFKDRAQDLAKTLGFSNYKIVKLNLGHIGNRSIDNGFARAKMMNAEAAMFKRSASDENNAIQAPSPGSEEISITVNGLVQM from the coding sequence ATGTTACGCCCGATTCTTGCCGCCCTCGTGCTCGCAACCGCCCTGCCCGCCGCAGCCGAAACCGACACCCTTCATTACAACATCGTCGAATTTGCCGAATCTGCCAATCTCGAAATAACCCGCGACACCATGACCGCCTACTTCAGCATTGCTTCCGAAGGCAAAGACCGCGCTACGGTGAACAAAGCGTTTCAGAAAAAATTCAACGACTTCAACAAAGCCGTACAAAACAACAAACTCCAAACCGAAATCCTCAACCGCAGCGCCAGCCCGCGCTATGAATACAACAACGGCAAACGCATCCAAACAGGCTGGGAAGAAGAAGCCGTGTTCAAAGTCGAAAGCAAAGACTTTGACGCAATCAACCGCCTGATTGACGAAACGCTGCAAACTGCCACGCTCAACCGCATCGGCTTCAGCATATCCAAAGAAAAACGCGAAGCCGCCGTCGATCAAGTCAGCAAAGCCGCCATCCTGCGCTTCAAAGACCGCGCGCAAGACTTGGCGAAAACGCTCGGTTTTTCCAACTACAAAATCGTCAAACTCAATTTAGGCCACATCGGCAACCGTTCCATAGACAACGGTTTCGCCCGCGCCAAAATGATGAATGCCGAAGCTGCCATGTTCAAGCGTTCGGCAAGCGACGAAAACAACGCCATCCAAGCTCCCTCTCCCGGTTCAGAAGAAATCAGCATCACAGTCAACGGCTTGGTGCAGATGTAA
- a CDS encoding energy-dependent translational throttle protein EttA — translation MSQQYVYSMLRVSKVVPPQKTIIKDISLSFFPGAKIGLLGLNGAGKSTVLRIMAGVDKEFEGEAVPMGGIKIGYLPQEPELDPEKTVREEVESGLGEVAAAQKRLEEVYAEYANPDADFDALAEEQGRLEAIIAAGSSTGGGAEHELEIAADALRLPEWDAKIGNLSGGEKRRVALCKLLLSKPDMLLLDEPTNHLDAESVEWLEQFLVRFPGTVVAVTHDRYFLDNAAEWILELDRGHGIPWKGNYSSWLEQKEKRLENEAKSEAARVKAMKQELEWVRQNAKGRQAKSKARLARFEEMSNYEYQKRNETQEIFIPVAERLGNEVIEFVNVSKSFGDKVLIDDLSFKVPAGAIVGIIGPNGAGKSTLFKMIAGKEQPDSGEVKIGQTVKMSLIDQSREGLQNDKTVFDNIAEGRDILQVGQFEIPARQYLGRFNFKGSDQSKIAGQLSGGERGRLHLAKTLLSGGNVLLLDEPSNDLDVETLRALEDALLEFAGSVMVISHDRWFLDRIATHILACEGDSKWVFFDGNYQEYEADKKRRLGEEGAKPKRIKYKPVTR, via the coding sequence ATGTCCCAACAATACGTCTATTCTATGTTGCGTGTGAGCAAGGTTGTGCCGCCGCAGAAAACCATCATTAAAGATATTTCCCTTTCTTTCTTCCCCGGCGCGAAAATCGGTTTGCTCGGTTTGAACGGCGCGGGCAAGTCCACCGTGCTGCGGATTATGGCGGGTGTGGATAAGGAATTTGAGGGCGAAGCCGTGCCGATGGGCGGCATCAAAATCGGCTATCTGCCGCAAGAGCCGGAGCTTGATCCTGAAAAAACCGTGCGCGAGGAAGTGGAAAGCGGTTTGGGCGAAGTGGCTGCCGCGCAGAAACGTTTGGAAGAAGTGTATGCCGAGTATGCCAATCCTGATGCGGATTTTGACGCGCTGGCGGAAGAGCAGGGCCGCTTGGAAGCGATTATTGCAGCGGGTTCGTCCACGGGCGGCGGTGCGGAACACGAATTGGAAATCGCCGCCGATGCGCTGCGCCTGCCGGAATGGGATGCCAAAATCGGCAATTTGTCCGGCGGTGAAAAACGCCGCGTCGCTTTGTGCAAACTCTTGTTGAGCAAGCCCGACATGCTGCTGCTGGACGAGCCGACCAACCACTTGGATGCGGAATCGGTCGAATGGCTGGAGCAATTCTTGGTGCGCTTCCCCGGCACAGTCGTTGCCGTAACACACGACCGCTACTTCCTCGACAACGCCGCCGAATGGATTTTGGAACTCGACCGCGGCCACGGTATTCCGTGGAAAGGCAATTACTCGTCTTGGCTGGAGCAGAAAGAAAAACGCTTGGAAAACGAGGCAAAATCCGAAGCTGCGCGTGTGAAAGCGATGAAGCAGGAGTTGGAATGGGTGCGCCAAAATGCCAAAGGCCGCCAAGCCAAGTCCAAAGCGCGTCTGGCGCGTTTTGAAGAAATGAGCAACTACGAATACCAAAAACGCAATGAAACGCAGGAAATCTTCATTCCCGTCGCCGAGCGTTTGGGTAACGAAGTGATTGAATTTGTGAATGTTTCCAAATCGTTTGGCGACAAAGTGCTGATTGACGATTTGAGCTTCAAAGTGCCTGCGGGCGCGATTGTCGGCATCATCGGTCCGAACGGCGCGGGTAAATCGACGCTGTTCAAAATGATTGCGGGCAAGGAGCAGCCCGATTCGGGCGAAGTGAAAATCGGGCAAACCGTGAAAATGAGCCTGATTGACCAAAGCCGCGAAGGTTTGCAAAACGACAAAACCGTGTTCGACAACATCGCCGAAGGCCGCGACATTTTGCAGGTCGGACAGTTTGAAATCCCCGCCCGCCAATATTTGGGTCGTTTCAACTTTAAAGGCAGCGACCAAAGCAAAATCGCAGGGCAGCTTTCCGGCGGCGAACGCGGACGTTTGCACTTGGCAAAAACCTTGTTGAGCGGCGGCAACGTCTTGCTGCTGGACGAACCGTCCAATGACCTCGACGTGGAAACCCTGCGCGCGCTGGAAGACGCATTGCTGGAATTTGCCGGCAGCGTGATGGTCATTTCGCACGACCGCTGGTTCCTCGACCGCATCGCCACGCATATCTTGGCTTGCGAAGGCGATTCGAAATGGGTGTTCTTCGACGGCAACTATCAGGAATACGAGGCCGATAAGAAACGCCGTTTGGGCGAAGAGGGCGCAAAACCGAAACGGATTAAATATAAACCGGTAACGCGTTGA
- a CDS encoding Fic family protein — protein MNKLLNFDDAVQYHYNQFPPKSLNYTLLMPSLLTATDALARYDQMLKNMHNSEILLAPLRNQEAVISSRMEGTISTMDEIMQYEADFGEGNDSTEVRSDIVETVLYQRALKNAQGAIEDGYLFNKFLLKTMHQQLLSYGRGANKSPGTFKHEQNYLADKGKKSILFIPISPEKLEEGLDRLFDYINGDSTPILAKTAVSHLEFEALHPFQDGNGRIGRMLITLMLWQAKAISAPHFYISGYFEEHKERYTELMRQVSQTGDWNEWCQFFFEAIYWQAVHNLEIAQSIHALYEEMKFIFTQTLSSKHSLAVLDFVFTYPVFRNSRLSELANIPPATANRFTKALLEKGILTLKEEASGRKSALYSFERMMELVRV, from the coding sequence ATGAATAAATTACTCAATTTTGATGATGCTGTTCAGTATCACTACAATCAGTTTCCTCCGAAATCACTCAATTACACCCTACTGATGCCTAGCCTGCTCACAGCGACCGATGCCTTGGCGCGCTACGATCAAATGTTGAAAAACATGCACAACAGTGAGATTTTACTTGCCCCATTACGAAACCAAGAAGCGGTTATTTCTTCGCGTATGGAAGGCACAATCAGCACTATGGACGAAATTATGCAATATGAGGCAGATTTTGGTGAAGGGAATGATTCCACCGAAGTCCGCTCGGACATTGTAGAAACCGTGTTGTATCAACGGGCGTTGAAAAATGCTCAAGGCGCAATAGAAGATGGTTATCTATTCAACAAGTTTTTATTGAAAACCATGCACCAACAGCTTTTATCTTATGGACGTGGTGCCAACAAATCCCCCGGCACATTCAAGCATGAGCAGAACTATTTGGCAGACAAAGGGAAAAAATCTATTCTTTTCATACCGATAAGCCCTGAGAAATTGGAAGAAGGTTTGGACAGGCTATTTGATTACATCAATGGCGATTCAACCCCGATTTTGGCGAAAACCGCTGTATCCCATCTTGAATTTGAAGCACTTCACCCATTTCAAGACGGCAACGGGCGGATTGGTCGGATGTTGATTACCTTAATGCTTTGGCAGGCAAAAGCCATTAGCGCACCGCATTTTTATATCAGCGGATATTTTGAGGAACACAAAGAACGCTACACAGAATTGATGCGCCAAGTTTCTCAAACCGGAGATTGGAACGAATGGTGCCAATTCTTCTTTGAAGCCATCTATTGGCAAGCAGTGCATAACCTTGAAATTGCCCAAAGCATTCATGCACTTTATGAAGAAATGAAGTTCATTTTTACCCAAACACTTTCCTCCAAACATTCGCTTGCTGTGTTAGATTTTGTTTTTACTTATCCCGTTTTCCGAAACAGCCGATTATCAGAACTGGCCAACATCCCGCCTGCAACTGCAAACCGTTTCACCAAAGCATTGTTGGAAAAAGGTATCTTGACATTAAAAGAAGAAGCAAGCGGAAGAAAATCGGCATTGTATTCGTTTGAAAGGATGATGGAATTGGTGAGGGTTTAA
- the nadB gene encoding L-aspartate oxidase, whose translation MQTDCDVLIAGNGLAALTLALSLPESFRIVILCKNRLDDTASRHAQGGIAAAWSGEDDIEKHVADTLEAGAGLCDEAAVRTILSQGKPAIEWLLAQGVAFDQNNNGLHLTREGGHTCRRIAHVADYTGEAVMQSLIAQIRRRPNIRVCERQMALDIQIESGAACGLTVLDCRTQETYRICARHTVLAGGGLGQIYAATTTPPECTGDVIAMAIRAGCAVENLEFIQFHPTGLARSSENGRTFLISEAVRGEGGILTNQSGERFMPHYDRRAELAPRDIVARAIAAEIAKQTQDFVSLDISHQPAAFVRQHFPSIHRHCLSQCGLDITRQAIPVRPVQHYTCGGIQTDPCGRTSLPQLYALGETACTGLHGANRLASNSLLECVVTARLAAQTIADGQAFQTVPSKRSSENPTAEAGIFSDDLQNTFSRHVLQAFNQRHLGILRNDTGLRHAIAQLRLWKQNQAEPHTASEYENRNLIECSLAVAQAAYARRQNIGAHFNADLTERVEWKKQAAG comes from the coding sequence ATGCAAACCGATTGCGACGTATTGATTGCCGGAAACGGGCTGGCGGCACTGACGCTCGCCCTGTCGCTGCCTGAATCGTTCCGCATCGTCATTTTGTGCAAAAACCGGCTGGACGACACCGCCAGCCGCCATGCGCAAGGCGGAATTGCGGCGGCGTGGTCGGGAGAGGACGACATCGAAAAACACGTTGCCGATACCTTGGAAGCGGGCGCGGGCTTGTGCGACGAAGCCGCCGTCCGCACCATCCTGTCGCAGGGCAAACCGGCAATCGAATGGCTGCTGGCGCAGGGCGTGGCGTTCGACCAAAATAATAACGGCCTGCACCTGACGCGCGAAGGCGGGCACACCTGCCGCCGAATCGCCCACGTCGCCGACTACACGGGCGAAGCCGTCATGCAGAGCCTGATTGCCCAAATACGCCGCCGCCCGAACATCCGCGTTTGCGAGCGGCAGATGGCGTTGGACATCCAAATCGAATCAGGCGCGGCGTGTGGGCTGACCGTCCTCGACTGCCGAACGCAAGAAACCTACCGCATCTGCGCCCGCCATACCGTACTCGCAGGCGGCGGCTTGGGACAGATTTACGCCGCCACCACCACGCCGCCCGAATGCACGGGCGACGTCATCGCCATGGCGATACGCGCAGGCTGCGCAGTCGAAAACCTCGAATTTATCCAATTCCACCCCACAGGCTTGGCAAGGTCGTCTGAAAACGGCCGCACCTTCCTGATTTCCGAAGCCGTGCGCGGCGAAGGCGGCATCCTGACCAACCAATCGGGTGAACGGTTTATGCCGCATTACGACCGCCGCGCCGAACTCGCGCCGCGCGACATCGTTGCCCGCGCCATCGCCGCCGAAATCGCCAAGCAAACGCAAGACTTCGTCTCGCTCGACATCAGCCATCAACCCGCAGCGTTCGTCCGTCAGCATTTCCCTTCCATCCACCGGCACTGCCTGTCCCAATGCGGCTTGGACATCACGCGCCAAGCCATCCCCGTCCGCCCTGTGCAACACTACACCTGCGGCGGCATCCAAACCGACCCCTGCGGCAGAACCTCCCTGCCGCAGCTCTACGCCTTAGGTGAAACCGCCTGCACGGGATTGCACGGAGCCAACCGCCTCGCCAGCAACTCCCTGCTTGAATGCGTCGTTACCGCCAGACTTGCCGCCCAAACCATCGCGGACGGACAAGCATTCCAAACCGTACCGTCTAAAAGGTCGTCTGAAAACCCCACCGCCGAAGCAGGCATCTTTTCAGACGACCTCCAAAACACATTCAGCCGCCACGTCCTGCAAGCCTTCAACCAACGCCATCTCGGCATCCTCCGCAACGATACCGGCCTGCGCCACGCCATCGCCCAACTGCGGCTTTGGAAGCAAAACCAAGCCGAGCCGCACACCGCGTCCGAATACGAAAACCGCAACCTGATCGAATGCAGCCTCGCTGTCGCCCAAGCCGCATACGCAAGGCGGCAAAACATTGGTGCGCATTTCAATGCCGACTTGACAGAGCGTGTCGAGTGGAAAAAACAGGCGGCAGGTTGA
- a CDS encoding quinolinate synthase NadA has translation MQTAARRSFDYDMPLIQTPTSACQIRQAWAKVADTPDRETAGRLKDEIKALLKEKNAVLVAHYYVDPLIQDLALETGGCVGDSLEMARFGAEHEAGTLVVAGVRFMGESAKILCPEKTVLMPDLEAECSLDLGCPEEAFSAFCDQHPDRTVVVYANTSAAVKARADWVVTSSVALEIVSYLKSRGEKLIWGPDRHLGDYIRRETGADMLLWQGSCIVHNEFKGQELAALKAEHPDAVVLVHPESPQSVIELGDVVGSTSKLLKAAVSRPEKKFIVATDLGILHEMQKQAPDKEFIAAPTAGNGGSCKSCAFCPWMAMNSLGGIKHALTSGCNEILLDRKLGEAAKLPLQRMLDFAAGLKKKDVFNGMGPA, from the coding sequence ATGCAAACCGCCGCCCGCCGCTCGTTCGACTACGATATGCCCCTCATCCAAACGCCGACTTCCGCCTGCCAAATCCGTCAGGCGTGGGCGAAGGTTGCCGACACGCCCGACCGCGAGACGGCAGGTCGTCTGAAAGACGAAATCAAGGCTTTGCTGAAGGAGAAAAACGCGGTCTTGGTGGCGCATTATTACGTCGATCCGCTGATTCAGGATTTGGCTTTGGAGACGGGCGGATGCGTGGGCGATTCGCTGGAGATGGCGCGCTTCGGCGCGGAACACGAGGCCGGTACGCTGGTGGTGGCGGGCGTGCGCTTCATGGGCGAGAGCGCGAAAATCCTCTGCCCTGAAAAAACGGTGCTGATGCCTGATTTGGAGGCGGAATGTTCTTTGGATTTGGGTTGTCCCGAAGAAGCGTTTTCAGCGTTTTGCGACCAACACCCCGACCGCACGGTGGTGGTGTACGCCAACACTTCCGCCGCCGTGAAAGCGCGTGCCGACTGGGTGGTAACGTCTTCGGTGGCGTTGGAAATCGTGTCGTATCTGAAATCGCGCGGCGAGAAGCTGATTTGGGGGCCCGACCGCCACCTCGGCGACTACATCCGCCGCGAAACGGGCGCGGATATGCTGTTGTGGCAGGGTTCGTGCATCGTCCACAACGAATTTAAAGGGCAGGAGCTGGCGGCGTTGAAGGCGGAACACCCCGACGCAGTGGTGCTGGTTCATCCCGAATCGCCGCAAAGCGTCATCGAACTGGGCGACGTGGTCGGCTCGACCAGCAAGCTGCTGAAAGCCGCCGTATCGCGCCCTGAAAAGAAATTCATCGTGGCGACCGACTTGGGCATCCTGCACGAAATGCAAAAGCAGGCGCCCGACAAAGAATTTATCGCCGCACCGACGGCGGGCAACGGCGGAAGCTGCAAAAGCTGCGCGTTCTGCCCGTGGATGGCGATGAATTCGCTGGGTGGTATCAAACACGCCCTGACAAGCGGGTGTAACGAAATCCTGTTGGACAGAAAGCTGGGCGAAGCTGCCAAACTGCCTTTGCAGCGTATGCTCGATTTCGCGGCAGGGCTGAAGAAAAAAGATGTGTTCAACGGCATGGGACCCGCCTGA
- the nadC gene encoding nicotinate-nucleotide diphosphorylase (carboxylating) produces MSSENTLFPLPDTLLRPMVEQALSEDLGRRGDITSAAVIAPDKTAKLFLVSRENGVIAGMDLARLAFQTMDPSVRFQAEIYDGQAVRAGQTLAAVEGNARALLAAERTALNYLTHLSGIATATARAVAEVAEYGTDIVCSRKTIPLLRVLQKYAVRAGGGVNHRMGLDDAVLIKDNHLAYCGSIAQAVRQAKQAVGPLTCVEIEVDTLAQLDEAIAAGAERILLDNMDDETLKEAANRCHTQTAHPHTVYCEASGGIGFDRLKRVAQTGVDGIALGYLTHSSRSLDIGLDFVA; encoded by the coding sequence ATGTCGTCTGAAAACACCCTCTTCCCCCTGCCCGACACCCTGTTGCGCCCCATGGTCGAACAAGCCCTGAGCGAAGACTTGGGCAGGCGCGGCGACATTACGTCCGCCGCCGTCATCGCCCCCGATAAAACCGCCAAACTCTTCCTCGTCAGCCGCGAAAACGGCGTCATCGCCGGCATGGACTTGGCACGTCTTGCCTTTCAGACGATGGATCCGTCCGTCCGCTTCCAAGCCGAAATCTACGACGGGCAAGCCGTCCGCGCAGGTCAGACGCTGGCCGCCGTCGAAGGCAACGCCCGCGCCCTGCTCGCCGCCGAACGCACCGCGCTCAACTACCTCACACACTTAAGCGGCATCGCCACCGCCACCGCGCGTGCCGTTGCCGAAGTCGCCGAATACGGCACAGACATCGTGTGCAGCCGCAAAACCATCCCCCTGCTGCGCGTCCTGCAAAAATACGCCGTCAGGGCAGGCGGCGGCGTGAACCACCGCATGGGTTTGGACGATGCCGTGCTCATCAAAGACAACCACCTCGCCTATTGCGGCAGCATCGCCCAAGCCGTGCGACAGGCGAAGCAGGCAGTCGGACCGTTGACCTGCGTGGAAATCGAAGTGGACACGCTGGCACAACTGGACGAAGCCATCGCGGCGGGCGCGGAACGGATTTTGCTGGACAACATGGACGACGAAACTTTGAAAGAAGCGGCAAACCGCTGCCACACGCAAACCGCCCACCCCCACACCGTCTATTGCGAAGCATCGGGCGGCATCGGCTTCGACCGCCTGAAGCGCGTGGCACAAACCGGCGTAGACGGCATCGCCCTCGGCTATCTGACCCACAGCAGCCGCTCGTTGGACATAGGCTTGGATTTCGTGGCGTAA
- a CDS encoding pilS cassette has product MYRLSSQFRYVLPSFPRRRESIVKLEKSWFKKRFLNFKNGFSPARE; this is encoded by the coding sequence ATATATCGCCTATCTTCCCAGTTTCGATACGTTCTTCCGTCATTCCCGCGCAGGCGGGAATCCATTGTAAAACTTGAGAAATCTTGGTTTAAAAAAAGGTTTCTGAATTTCAAAAATGGATTCTCGCCTGCGCGGGAATGA